A window of the Magnetococcales bacterium genome harbors these coding sequences:
- a CDS encoding glycosyltransferase family 1 protein — EVEALAAGVMHLAGQPELRRRLGREARQRVERAFSARGGWEKLWDYYRRLLS; from the coding sequence GGGAGGTGGAGGCGCTGGCGGCGGGGGTGATGCATCTGGCGGGTCAACCCGAGCTGCGACGCCGCCTGGGGCGGGAGGCGCGGCAGCGGGTGGAAAGGGCGTTCTCCGCCCGGGGGGGGTGGGAGAAGCTGTGGGACTATTATCGCCGGTTGCTGTCCTGA